In one Methylobacterium sp. SyP6R genomic region, the following are encoded:
- a CDS encoding DUF808 domain-containing protein, whose amino-acid sequence MSVGLLALLDDVAFMVRSAAASLDDVAAQAARAGTKAAGVVIDDAAVTPRYVVGFAAERELPIVGKIALGSLRNKLLFLLPGALALSAFAPWAITPLLMLGGAYLCYEGAEKVYEAVVPHHAHADEEQAQAGAGNDPALEERRVAGAIKTDFILSAEIMAITLAALPEGSVWMKAVVLAIVGIGITVAVYGAVALIVKADDVGLVLARSTVKPPVGSLVRGIGRGVVKGMPILLKILSIVGTAAMVWVGGGILLHGLEGYGLSAPAHAAHDAAERLGALVPSIRGLVEWLVTAVASGLVGLLVGGALIPVASVASGLLRRGGKTPEPSTGQRPARKGA is encoded by the coding sequence GTGAGCGTCGGATTGTTGGCTCTGCTGGACGACGTCGCGTTCATGGTCAGATCGGCGGCGGCCTCCCTCGACGACGTCGCCGCGCAAGCCGCGAGAGCCGGAACGAAGGCCGCCGGCGTCGTCATCGACGATGCGGCCGTGACGCCGCGCTACGTCGTGGGCTTCGCGGCCGAGCGCGAATTGCCGATCGTCGGCAAGATCGCGCTCGGTTCGCTGCGCAACAAGCTCCTGTTCCTGCTCCCCGGCGCCCTGGCGCTGAGCGCCTTCGCGCCGTGGGCGATCACCCCGCTCCTGATGCTGGGCGGCGCCTATCTCTGCTACGAGGGCGCCGAGAAGGTCTACGAGGCCGTGGTCCCGCACCACGCGCACGCCGACGAGGAGCAGGCCCAGGCCGGGGCCGGAAACGATCCGGCGCTTGAGGAGCGCCGCGTGGCCGGCGCCATCAAGACCGACTTCATCCTGTCGGCCGAGATCATGGCCATCACGCTGGCCGCCCTGCCGGAAGGCAGCGTCTGGATGAAGGCGGTCGTCCTCGCGATCGTCGGAATCGGCATCACCGTGGCGGTCTACGGCGCCGTCGCCCTGATCGTGAAAGCCGACGATGTCGGGCTCGTCCTCGCCCGGAGCACCGTGAAGCCGCCCGTCGGCAGCCTCGTCCGGGGGATCGGCCGGGGCGTGGTCAAGGGCATGCCGATCCTGCTGAAAATCCTCTCGATCGTCGGCACGGCCGCGATGGTCTGGGTCGGCGGCGGCATCCTGCTGCACGGGCTCGAAGGCTACGGCCTGTCGGCTCCGGCGCATGCGGCGCATGACGCGGCGGAGAGGCTGGGGGCGCTCGTCCCCTCGATCCGGGGCCTCGTCGAGTGGCTGGTGACGGCGGTGGCGTCGGGGCTCGTCGGCCTCCTCGTCGGCGGGGCGCTGATCCCGGTGGCGAGCGTCGCGTCGGGCCTGCTGCGGCGTGGTGGAAAAACTCCCGAGCCCAGCACCGGACAACGCCCCGCGCGGAAAGGGGCGTGA
- a CDS encoding DUF2188 domain-containing protein, translating to MARAPRSRSTDSYKTVGRTYDGVEVLAPKTRSKTFTSAEVRQAIKLALKQAGVPSTPRNTKATKSLVETDKLRVQQREDGRYEVRKPGAKRASAVMDTQKEAVARARELEPGNAPIAKRVRRSPAGKRKTWRET from the coding sequence ATGGCCAGGGCACCCCGCAGCCGTTCCACCGACAGCTACAAGACGGTCGGCCGCACCTACGACGGCGTAGAGGTCCTGGCTCCCAAGACGCGCTCGAAGACCTTCACGTCCGCCGAGGTCCGGCAGGCGATCAAGCTGGCCCTGAAGCAGGCCGGCGTACCGAGCACACCTCGCAACACCAAAGCCACGAAGTCTCTGGTCGAGACGGACAAGCTTCGCGTGCAGCAGCGCGAGGACGGCCGCTACGAGGTCCGCAAGCCCGGGGCCAAGCGAGCCAGCGCGGTCATGGACACGCAGAAGGAGGCTGTGGCCCGCGCCCGTGAGCTTGAACCCGGCAACGCCCCGATCGCCAAGCGCGTCCGTCGCTCGCCTGCCGGGAAGAGGAAGACGTGGCGCGAGACGTGA